Proteins encoded together in one Cardiocondyla obscurior isolate alpha-2009 linkage group LG07, Cobs3.1, whole genome shotgun sequence window:
- the Asx gene encoding polycomb group protein Asx isoform X1, producing the protein MPRQAYTTCPDVPLGDDVKAIGAAMDADVELGKADGCETIPGCSGYSSMVHSKKVIKHALRQQAKRRRKNTTIAAGNSRTLPRIVVKPLPPPPPNDPPSPVNNVQHITTATEEPAATMREVLASLPGFSLKSSRRRSTKRLSATAQLEAGLVDLESPASILASTSLRALLNRHTFQGLPPLYQRKLAQLLPAVDRQDAAISGLNNEFFARACLEWRKRLAEGEFTPENQQRLKMEAERDKNKLDPWKVKHFEPIWGEKREPKLKSNLHYITESRSSGAVTRSSLRLRLESSADIPTSEHAICPIVMAEDKVDTSCKTEISIKTSDDLVNSEEAQENLMPLDYNTLTDDVADEKHLDDPMQVTEDIQLHESRIEDTDKIADICEKQDIIEASDIAKQICQEAISNVYEEEADFSSNEKNLPSVENNLIEASEDDTVLLPDDNSSPRSSEQIERGSHTSGESISQLSNEYISQASIDQISQISKEQISQISNDQIYQISDCETTSIMESSSPQDQVRPAGIVIEDTSLINSDQAEVTRTSHENPADSDSQIPEGMEIDSETLQRIHELEMQGEMREMYEEISGCPEEIIYPILEGMEMASTNAEVTQSQVVSGQTEDATGPDVNAGNEDEALREANNYVCSEMLECSWTVDPPVNNISNNNRTQEDLQVPWPLVAAALDGSVAANITVTTQDECNETSTTTDSTSSQQFINSDNNVETVNCIQLPVVQGTTFQSDGLAISTPGSNCVMKSLQSQSPPIIAFPQLQSIRFVQTNFNPEQETTPLLTNNSPAISAQLQPQQNNTAQVNMLRAQDTIAQINTQNNGAHGNMNQNTIATPSQVQNTLSTTMGVQSQNRVQNTIVIQQQTATSVQPRQIAAAVHQQHQQQTQQQTQQQQQQIQQQQQQTQQQQQPYAGPSVAISSRPSRVSNQGSQRGSRNSNKEQGGGRSRSSTKEPPGAVNLERSYQICQAVIQSSPNRDQLKAHLKPPPSLLARGDGAYMTSKSSGRTVTTVKSQKTQQTIQHSKQSQNKTQVMFRHVIATARQATSTEVTESPPIAQLGSSSNGLGQYILVQRTGVGDSAPRASSAPPLPPQIPGMGVGVHLVRGRPASAGEGSHQAVTLKARGADSRVTGGAEPGAPGMIIGGDPPPPCECNMRGAMVICRQCGAFCHDDCIGPQRICATCLIR; encoded by the exons ATGCCGCGGCAGGCCTACACCACGTGCCCCGACGTCCCGCTCGGCGACGACGTGAAAGCCATTGGCGCCGCGATGGACGCGGACGTGGAGCTCGGCAAGGCCGACGGGTGCGAGACTATCCCGGGCTGCTCCGGCTACTCCAGCATGGTGCACAGCAAGAAGGTCATTAAGCACGCTCTGCGCCAGCAGGCGAAGCGACGCAGGAAGAACACGACGATCGCCGCCGGCAACTCTCGCACGTTGCCCAGGATCGTTGTCaagccgctgccgccgccaccgccgaaCGATCCGCCATCCCCAGTCAATAATGTGCAGCACATTACCACTG cAACAGAAGAGCCTGCTGCCACAATGAGAGAAGTTCTGGCTAGTTTACCTGGATTTAGTTTAAAATCGAGTCGCAGGAGATCGACGAAAAGATTGTCCGCAACCGCGCAATTAGAAGCTGGTCTTGTGGATTTAGAATCTCCGGCGAGTATATTAGCAAGTACAAGCTTACGTGCTCTGTTGAATAGGCATACGTTTCAAGGCTTACCGCCACTGTATCAACGGAAACTTGCACAACTCCTGCCTGCTGTAGATAGACAG GATGCTGCTATTTCTGGGCTAAACAATGAATTTTTTGCGAGAGCCTGCCTAGAATGGCGAAAGCGTTTAGCGGAAGGGGAGTTTACTCCAGAAAATCAGCAACGCCTGAAGATGGAAGCGGAACGGGATAAGAATAAGCTAGATCCGTGGAAGGTGAAGCACTTTGAACCGATATGGGGAGAGAAACGAGAGCCTAAACTTAAATCGAATCTCCATTACATTACCGAGTCACGTTCTAGTGGTGCAGTAACGCGTTCAAGTTTGAGACTCCGTTTGGAGTCTAGTGCGGATATTCCTACCTCGGAACATGCGATCTGTCCTATCGTGATGGCGGAAGACAAGGTCGATACCAGCTGTAAGACCGAAATTAGCATAAAGACTTCCGACGATCTAGTTAACTCCGAAGAAGCGCAAGAAAACTTAATGCCCTTGGATTACAATACGCTAACGGACGATGTAGCCGACGAAAAACATTTAGACGACCCCATGCAAGTGACCGAAGATATTCAATTGCACGAAAGTAGAATAGAGGATACGGATAAGATCGCGGACATTTGCGAGAAGCAAGATATTATTGAGGCCAGCGACATTGCGAAACAAATATGTCAAGAAGCCATCTCGAATGTCTATGAGGAAGAGGCAGATTTTTCCTCCAACGAGAAAAACTTGCCGTctgtagaaaataatttaatcgaagCGTCAGAGGATGATACCGTGCTCTTACCGGACGACAATTCGTCGCCTAGATCGAGCGAACAAATAGAACGCGGTTCACACACGTCCGGAGAATCAATTTCGCAGCTGTCCAACGAATATATATCGCAAGCGTCCATTGATCAGATTTCTCAGATCTCAAAAGAACAGATTTCACAAATATCCAACGatcaaatttatcaaatatcgGATTGCGAGACCACGAGTATTATGGAAAGTTCGTCGCCGCAGGATCAAGTCAGACCCGCGGGCATTGTTATAGAAGACACTAGTTTGATTAACAGTGATCAGGCTGAAGTGACGCGAACTTCTCACGAAAATCCAGCGGACAGCGATTCGCAAATTCCAGAAGGAATGGAAATTGACAGCGAGACGTTACAACGTATCCACGAACTTGAG ATGCAAGGAGAAATGCGCGAAATGTACGAGGAAATTTCGGGATGTCCTGAAGAAATAATATACCCTATTCTTGAGGGAATGGAAATGGCTTCGACAAATGCGGAAGTAACTCAATCGCAAGTAGTGTCCGGGCAAACCGAAGACGCTACGGGACCGGACGTAAACGCCGGTAACGAAGACGAGGCTCTGCGGGAGGCGAATAATTACGTCTGTTCGGAAATGCTGGAATGCAGTTGGACAGTGGATCCGCCCGTGAATAACATCAGTAATAATAATAGG ACGCAAGAGGATCTGCAAGTACCTTGGCCTTTAGTAGCGGCTGCTCTTGATGGGTCTGTAGCGGCGAACATAACAGTAACGACGCAAGACGAGTGCAATGAGACTTCCACAACGACTGATTCTACATCTTCGCAGCAGTTTATTAATTCGGATAACAATGTGGAAACTGTCAACTGTATTCAATTGCCAGTGGTTCAAGGAACGACATTTCAATCGGATGGTTTAGCTATTAGCACACCAGGAAGCAATTGCGTTATGAAAAGCTTGCAGTCGCAAAGTCCGCCGATTATCGCGTTTCCACAGCTGCAATCTATCAGATTTGTGCAAACGAATTTCAATCCGGAGCAGGAAACAACGCCTTTGCTGACAAATAATTCGCCTGCCATCTCGGCTCAGCTTCAGCCGCAGCAGAATAACACCGCGCAAGTTAACATGTTACGAGCGCAGGATACCATCGCTCAAATAAATACTCAAAACAACGGCGCACACGGTAATATGAATCAAAACACCATCGCGACACCGAGTCAAGTGCAAAATACTCTTTCAACCACGATGGGAGTACAATCTCAGAATCGTGTGCAGAATACGATTGTTATTCAGCAACAGACCGCCACTTCGGTTCAACCTCGACAAATTGCAGCTGCTGTGCACCAACAGCACCAGCAGCAGACCCAGCAGCAGActcagcagcagcagcaacaaattcaacagcagcagcagcaaactcaacagcagcaacagccGTATGCTGGGCCATCGGTAGCTATTTCGTCGAGACCCTCTCGTGTTTCCAATCAAGGTAGTCAAAGAGGCTCCAGGAATAGTAATAAAGAGCAGGGTGGTGGCAGATCGAGAAGCTCTACGAAAGAGCCGCCGGGCGCTGTCAATTTGGAGCGCAGCTATCAAATATGTCAAGCG gtCATACAAAGCTCACCGAATAGAGATCAACTGAAGGCCCACTTGAAGCCACCACCAAGCCTGCTTGCTCGAGGAGACGGTGCATATATGACTAGCAAGTCTAGCGGGCGCACCGTGACGACAGTGAAATCTCAAAAAACGCAGCAAACGATACAACACAGTAAACAGTCTCAAAATAAGACACAGGTTATGTTTAGACATGTTATCGCTACGGCACGTCAAGCTACATCGACGGAG GTTACAGAAAGCCCTCCTATAGCGCAACTCGGCTCCTCTAGCAATGGTCTCGGGCAATATATACTTGTACAAAGGACAGGAGTTGGGGACAGTGCGCCGAGAGCGTCATCCGCGCCTCCATTACCGCCGCAGATACCAGGAATGGGTGTCGGGGTTCATTTAGTACGAGGAAGACCGGCGAGCGCCGGAGAAGGTTCGCATCAGGCGGTCACTTTAAAAGCGAGGGGCGCAGATAGCAGAGTGACAGGTGGTGCGGAACCAGGTGCACCCGGTATGATAATTGGCGGCGATCCGCCACCCCCCTGTGAATGCAACATGCGAGGAGCTATGGTAATTTGTCGGCAGTGTGGTGCCTTCTGTCACGATGACTGCATCGGGCCTCAACGTATCTGTGCTACCTGCCTCATACGTTAA
- the Asx gene encoding polycomb group protein Asx isoform X2, producing the protein MPRQAYTTCPDVPLGDDVKAIGAAMDADVELGKADGCETIPGCSGYSSMVHSKKVIKHALRQQAKRRRKNTTIAAGNSRTLPRIVVKPLPPPPPNDPPSPVNNVQHITTATEEPAATMREVLASLPGFSLKSSRRRSTKRLSATAQLEAGLVDLESPASILASTSLRALLNRHTFQGLPPLYQRKLAQLLPAVDRQDAAISGLNNEFFARACLEWRKRLAEGEFTPENQQRLKMEAERDKNKLDPWKVKHFEPIWGEKREPKLKSNLHYITESRSSGAVTRSSLRLRLESSADIPTSEHAICPIVMAEDKVDTSCKTEISIKTSDDLVNSEEAQENLMPLDYNTLTDDVADEKHLDDPMQVTEDIQLHESRIEDTDKIADICEKQDIIEASDIAKQICQEAISNVYEEEADFSSNEKNLPSVENNLIEASEDDTVLLPDDNSSPRSSEQIERGSHTSGESISQLSNEYISQASIDQISQISKEQISQISNDQIYQISDCETTSIMESSSPQDQVRPAGIVIEDTSLINSDQAEVTRTSHENPADSDSQIPEGMEIDSETLQRIHELEMQGEMREMYEEISGCPEEIIYPILEGMEMASTNAEVTQSQVVSGQTEDATGPDVNAGNEDEALREANNYVCSEMLECSWTVDPPVNNISNNNRTQEDLQVPWPLVAAALDGSVAANITVTTQDECNETSTTTDSTSSQQFINSDNNVETVNCIQLPVVQGTTFQSDGLAISTPGSNCVMKSLQSQSPPIIAFPQLQSIRFVQTNFNPEQETTPLLTNNSPAISAQLQPQQNNTAQVNMLRAQDTIAQINTQNNGAHGNMNQNTIATPSQVQNTLSTTMGVQSQNRVQNTIVIQQQTATSVQPRQIAAAVHQQHQQQTQQQTQQQQQQIQQQQQQTQQQQQPYAGPSVAISSRPSRVSNQGSQRGSRNSNKEQGGGRSRSSTKEPPGAVNLERSYQICQAVIQSSPNRDQLKAHLKPPPSLLARGDGAYMTSKSSGRTVTTVKSQKTQQTIQHSKQSQNKTQVMFRHVIATARQATSTEC; encoded by the exons ATGCCGCGGCAGGCCTACACCACGTGCCCCGACGTCCCGCTCGGCGACGACGTGAAAGCCATTGGCGCCGCGATGGACGCGGACGTGGAGCTCGGCAAGGCCGACGGGTGCGAGACTATCCCGGGCTGCTCCGGCTACTCCAGCATGGTGCACAGCAAGAAGGTCATTAAGCACGCTCTGCGCCAGCAGGCGAAGCGACGCAGGAAGAACACGACGATCGCCGCCGGCAACTCTCGCACGTTGCCCAGGATCGTTGTCaagccgctgccgccgccaccgccgaaCGATCCGCCATCCCCAGTCAATAATGTGCAGCACATTACCACTG cAACAGAAGAGCCTGCTGCCACAATGAGAGAAGTTCTGGCTAGTTTACCTGGATTTAGTTTAAAATCGAGTCGCAGGAGATCGACGAAAAGATTGTCCGCAACCGCGCAATTAGAAGCTGGTCTTGTGGATTTAGAATCTCCGGCGAGTATATTAGCAAGTACAAGCTTACGTGCTCTGTTGAATAGGCATACGTTTCAAGGCTTACCGCCACTGTATCAACGGAAACTTGCACAACTCCTGCCTGCTGTAGATAGACAG GATGCTGCTATTTCTGGGCTAAACAATGAATTTTTTGCGAGAGCCTGCCTAGAATGGCGAAAGCGTTTAGCGGAAGGGGAGTTTACTCCAGAAAATCAGCAACGCCTGAAGATGGAAGCGGAACGGGATAAGAATAAGCTAGATCCGTGGAAGGTGAAGCACTTTGAACCGATATGGGGAGAGAAACGAGAGCCTAAACTTAAATCGAATCTCCATTACATTACCGAGTCACGTTCTAGTGGTGCAGTAACGCGTTCAAGTTTGAGACTCCGTTTGGAGTCTAGTGCGGATATTCCTACCTCGGAACATGCGATCTGTCCTATCGTGATGGCGGAAGACAAGGTCGATACCAGCTGTAAGACCGAAATTAGCATAAAGACTTCCGACGATCTAGTTAACTCCGAAGAAGCGCAAGAAAACTTAATGCCCTTGGATTACAATACGCTAACGGACGATGTAGCCGACGAAAAACATTTAGACGACCCCATGCAAGTGACCGAAGATATTCAATTGCACGAAAGTAGAATAGAGGATACGGATAAGATCGCGGACATTTGCGAGAAGCAAGATATTATTGAGGCCAGCGACATTGCGAAACAAATATGTCAAGAAGCCATCTCGAATGTCTATGAGGAAGAGGCAGATTTTTCCTCCAACGAGAAAAACTTGCCGTctgtagaaaataatttaatcgaagCGTCAGAGGATGATACCGTGCTCTTACCGGACGACAATTCGTCGCCTAGATCGAGCGAACAAATAGAACGCGGTTCACACACGTCCGGAGAATCAATTTCGCAGCTGTCCAACGAATATATATCGCAAGCGTCCATTGATCAGATTTCTCAGATCTCAAAAGAACAGATTTCACAAATATCCAACGatcaaatttatcaaatatcgGATTGCGAGACCACGAGTATTATGGAAAGTTCGTCGCCGCAGGATCAAGTCAGACCCGCGGGCATTGTTATAGAAGACACTAGTTTGATTAACAGTGATCAGGCTGAAGTGACGCGAACTTCTCACGAAAATCCAGCGGACAGCGATTCGCAAATTCCAGAAGGAATGGAAATTGACAGCGAGACGTTACAACGTATCCACGAACTTGAG ATGCAAGGAGAAATGCGCGAAATGTACGAGGAAATTTCGGGATGTCCTGAAGAAATAATATACCCTATTCTTGAGGGAATGGAAATGGCTTCGACAAATGCGGAAGTAACTCAATCGCAAGTAGTGTCCGGGCAAACCGAAGACGCTACGGGACCGGACGTAAACGCCGGTAACGAAGACGAGGCTCTGCGGGAGGCGAATAATTACGTCTGTTCGGAAATGCTGGAATGCAGTTGGACAGTGGATCCGCCCGTGAATAACATCAGTAATAATAATAGG ACGCAAGAGGATCTGCAAGTACCTTGGCCTTTAGTAGCGGCTGCTCTTGATGGGTCTGTAGCGGCGAACATAACAGTAACGACGCAAGACGAGTGCAATGAGACTTCCACAACGACTGATTCTACATCTTCGCAGCAGTTTATTAATTCGGATAACAATGTGGAAACTGTCAACTGTATTCAATTGCCAGTGGTTCAAGGAACGACATTTCAATCGGATGGTTTAGCTATTAGCACACCAGGAAGCAATTGCGTTATGAAAAGCTTGCAGTCGCAAAGTCCGCCGATTATCGCGTTTCCACAGCTGCAATCTATCAGATTTGTGCAAACGAATTTCAATCCGGAGCAGGAAACAACGCCTTTGCTGACAAATAATTCGCCTGCCATCTCGGCTCAGCTTCAGCCGCAGCAGAATAACACCGCGCAAGTTAACATGTTACGAGCGCAGGATACCATCGCTCAAATAAATACTCAAAACAACGGCGCACACGGTAATATGAATCAAAACACCATCGCGACACCGAGTCAAGTGCAAAATACTCTTTCAACCACGATGGGAGTACAATCTCAGAATCGTGTGCAGAATACGATTGTTATTCAGCAACAGACCGCCACTTCGGTTCAACCTCGACAAATTGCAGCTGCTGTGCACCAACAGCACCAGCAGCAGACCCAGCAGCAGActcagcagcagcagcaacaaattcaacagcagcagcagcaaactcaacagcagcaacagccGTATGCTGGGCCATCGGTAGCTATTTCGTCGAGACCCTCTCGTGTTTCCAATCAAGGTAGTCAAAGAGGCTCCAGGAATAGTAATAAAGAGCAGGGTGGTGGCAGATCGAGAAGCTCTACGAAAGAGCCGCCGGGCGCTGTCAATTTGGAGCGCAGCTATCAAATATGTCAAGCG gtCATACAAAGCTCACCGAATAGAGATCAACTGAAGGCCCACTTGAAGCCACCACCAAGCCTGCTTGCTCGAGGAGACGGTGCATATATGACTAGCAAGTCTAGCGGGCGCACCGTGACGACAGTGAAATCTCAAAAAACGCAGCAAACGATACAACACAGTAAACAGTCTCAAAATAAGACACAGGTTATGTTTAGACATGTTATCGCTACGGCACGTCAAGCTACATCGACGGAG TGCTAA
- the Smc3 gene encoding structural maintenance of chromosomes protein 3, with protein MYIKQVIIQGFKSYREQTVVEPFDPRHNVVVGRNGSGKSNFFYAIQFVLSDEFSHLRPEQRQALLHEGTGPRVISAHVEIIFDNSDGRLPIDKDEVYLRRVIGSKKDQYFLNKKIVTRNDVMNLLESAGFSRSNPYYIVKQGKINQMATAPDSQRLKLLREVAGTRVYDDRREESKSILKETEGKLEKIEDFLRTIEERLKTLEEEKEELKEYQRWDKQRRCLEYTIHERELKEDKRKLEELDESRANSGAEQAKLGAEVKAAQETVRAATKRLKEAKKEVQTAKEERDTLSAEQQQLLKEKNKLTFTINDLLEEVKGDNDSKKRAQQELEKLKANIAAREGDLKSLKPEYERMKRVEEECTRELQLKEQKRKELYAKQGRGSQFTTKDERDKWIQNELKQLTKQIKDKEEHQKKISEDLKRDAEKQVALERKIGDHTREMERQRTSIDDHNKQYYELTKSKDQCQATRKEQYRQESVMQLNLSGLKEDLAKADQSLRSMAGKPILNGRDSVRKVLDTFRGRKDMANEVSSYYGPVIENFNCDKSVYTAVEVTAGNRLFHHIVETDKFGTKILKEMNNQRLPGEVTFMPLNRLHVKEIGYPKTNDAIPMISKLNYDPKFDKALRYIFGKTLICRNLEAATILARDSGLDCVTLEGDQVSSKGSLTGGYFNTLRSRLEIQKTRSELMSQISTLEGQLTTLKEEIRKADQNISSYVSEMQRTETRNSKAKDIYDKMKAEIRIMKEELSAIERYRTPKERSLAQCTSSLEAMRATKDGLESELHQELMAQLSVADQHQVDTLNDDIRRLTKENKEAFAKRMQLEAEKNKLENLLTNNLVRRKDELVQALQEISVEDRQRQLDSSKIQLADIEKRLVKVNEDFKTQNEKVTNAMKKQKSESAEVEKWKLREKESQEKIEADAKNLEKLASKFNILQQKITERTQKITELGALPSHEAYSKFNIMSTKQLFKEMEKANNHLKKYSHVNKKALDQFMSFSDQKERLVKRKEELDRGDEKIKELMSVLEQRKCEAIQFTFKQVSKYFSEVFKKLVPSGHAQLVMKTADGDEGDDGTAEPSDSDRFIGVGIKVSFTGHKGEMREMNQLSGGQKSLVALALIFAIQKCDPAPFYLFDEIDQALDAQHRKAVADMIHELSSDAQFITTTFRPELLHHANKFYGVKFRNKVSHVECVTREEAADFVEDDTTHG; from the exons ATGTACATCAAACAG GTAATCATTCAGGGATTCAAGTCATATCGTGAACAAACGGTTGTTGAGCCCTTTGACCCAAGGCACAATGTAGTGG tTGGCAGAAATGGATCAGGCAAGAGTAATTTTTTCTATGCCATTCAGTTTGTCTTGAGTGATGAATTCTCTCATCTTAGACCAGAGCAGAGACAGGCACTGCTACATGAGGGAACAGGACCTCGTGTCATATCTGCCCATGTGGAAATCATATTTGACAATTCTGATGGAAGATTAccg ATTGACAAAGATGAAGTTTATCTAAGAAGAGTAATTGGCTCTAAGAAGgaccaatattttttaaataaaaaaattgtcacgaGAAACGACGTTATGAATTTATTGGAGTCAGCAGGATTTTCCAGGTCTAATCCATATTACATTGTAAAGCAAGGAAAGATAAACCAAATGGCAACAGCACCAGATTcacaaagattaaaattattgagagAAGTAGCAGGTACTCGGGTATACGACGATAGAAGAGAAGAATCAAAATCGATTTTGAAAGAAACGGAAGGAAAACTGGAAAAAATCGAGGATTTTTTGCGAACAatag AGGAACGTTTAAAAACGCtcgaggaagagaaagaggaactGAAAGAGTACCAACGTTGGGACAAACAACGTCGTTGTTTGGAATACACAATTCACGAACGCGAACTTAAAGAAGATAAAAGGAAATTAGAAGAGCTTGATGAGTCTCGAGCAAATAGTGGAGCTGAGCAAGCAAAATTGGGTGCGGAAGTAAAAGCAGCTCAAGAAACAGTACGTGCAGCTACAAAGAGGCTGAaagaagcaaaaaaagaagtgCAGACCGCCAAAGAAGAACGAGATACACTTAG tgCAGAGCAACAGCaattactaaaagaaaaaaacaagttaACTTTTACTATTAATGATTTACTGGAGGAAGTAAAAGGCGATAACGATAGCAAAAAACGTGCTCAAcaagaattagaaaaattgaagGCTAATATCGCTGCTCGGGAAGGTGATCTCAAATCTCTTAAACCAgag TATGAACGAATGAAACGTGTTGAAGAAGAGTGTACGCGAgaattgcaattaaaagagcaaaaacgaaaagaattatatgCCAAACAAGGTCGCGGCAGTCAATTTACTACTAAG GACGAAAGAGACAAGTGGATACAAAATGAACTTAAACAGCTTACAAagcaaataaaagataaagaagagCATCAGAAAAAGATAAGCGAAGATTTAAAACGTGATGCAGAGAAACAAGTTGCCTTGGAGAGGAAAATAGGAGATCACACGCGTGAGATGGAACGGCAACGTACATCGATAGATGATCACAATAAGCAATATTACGAGCTTACGAAATCGAAGGATCAGTGTCAAGCAACTCGAAAAGAGca ATATCGACAGGAAAGtgtaatgcaattaaatttatctggTTTGAAGGAAGATTTAGCGAAAGCAGATCAAAGTTTAAGATCTATGGCTGGCAAACCTATTTTAAATGGCCGAGATAGCGTACGCAAAGTACTAGATACTTTTCg cGGACGAAAAGATATGGCTAATGAAGTGAGCAGCTACTATGGGCctgtaattgaaaattttaactGTGACAAGAGCGTTTACACGGCAGTTGAAGTAACTGCTGGAAATCGATTGTTCCATCACATTGTGGAAACTGATAAGTTTGgcacaaaaattttaaaagaaatgaataATCAACGATTGCCAGGAGAAGTGACTTTCATGCCTCTAAATAGACTTCACGTAAAGGAAATTGGCTATCCGAAGACTAACGATGCTATACCCATGATATCCAAGTTGAATTACGATCCAAAATTCGATAAAGCGTTAAG ATATATATTTGGGAAGACTTTGATCTGTCGTAATTTGGAAGCAGCAACAATTTTGGCGCGCGATTCGGGTTTAGATTGTGTTACATTGGAAGGCGATCAGGTTTCATCAAAGGGCTCCTTAACTGGtggatattttaatacactcAGATCGCGACTTGAGATACAGAAAACGAGATCAGAATTAATGTCGCAAATATCTACACTCGAGGGTCAATTAACGACGCTTAAGGAGGAAATCAGAAAAGCTGATCAAAATATTAGTTCTTATGTTAGCGAAATGCAGAGAACTGAAACAAGAAATAGTAAAGCTAA agatatatatgataaaatgaAAGCAGAGATCCGTATTATGAAAGAGGAATTGAGTGCTATTGAAAGGTATCGAACACCAAAGGAAAGAAGTCTTGCACAGTGTACATCAAGTTTAGAAGCAATGCGCGCGACGAAAGATGGTTTAGAAAGCGAATTACATCAAGAACTTATGGCACAGTTATCTGTTGCTGATCAACATCAA GTGGATACATTAAATGATGATATAAGACGCTTAACAAAGGAAAACAAAGAAGCGTTTGCTAAACGTATGCAATTAGAAGCAGAGAAAAATAAGTTGGAGAACTTATTAACAAACAACTTAGTGAGAAGAAAGGATGAACTGGTTCAAGCTTTGCAAGAGATATCGGTTGAGGATCGACAACGACAGCTTGACTCGTCGAAGATCCAATTAGCGGATATCGAAAAAAGATTAGTAAAAGTAAACGAAGATTTTAAAACACAGAATGAAAAAGTGACTAACGCCATGAAaaag CAAAAATCGGAGTCAGCTGAAGTCGAGAAGTGGAAATTAAGGGAAAAAGAATCACAGGAGAAAATAGAAGCAGATGCGAAAAATTTAGAGAAATTAGCAAGCAAGTTCAATATCCTACAACAGAAAATAACTGAGCGTACACAGAAAATTACTGAGCTCGGCGCATTGCCCAGTCACGAGGCTTActctaaatttaatatcatgtCCACAAAACAGCTGTTTAAAGAAATGGAGAAAGCGAacaatcatttaaaaaaatatag CCATGTGAATAAAAAAGCGTTGGATCAATTTATGTCGTTCAGCGATCAGAAAGAAAGATTGGTAAAACGAAAAGAAGAGTTAGATCGAGgcgatgaaaaaattaaagaactcATGTCGGTACTTGAGCAGCGTAAATGTGAGGCCatacaatttacatttaaacag gtCAGCAAATATTTCAGTGAAGTATTTAAAAAGCTTGTACCTTCGGGGCATGCACAATTAGTGATGAAAACTGCGGATGGCGATGAAGGAGATGACGGAACAGCAGAACCATCGGATTCCGATAGATTTATTGGCGTAG GCATAAAAGTATCATTTACGGGACACAAGGGTGAGATGCGAGAAATGAATCAATTATCTGGTGGACAAAAATCGCTCGTGGCATTGGCCCTGATTTTCGCGATACAAAAATGCGATCCTGcaccattttatttattcgatgaAATCGACCAAGCGCTAGATGCACAGCACAGAAAAGCGGTAGCGGATATGATTCACGAACTTAGTTCTGATGCCCAATTTATTACCACGACATTCAG ACCAGAATTATTGCACCATGCGAACAAATTCTATGGAGTTAAATTCAGAAATAAGGTTTCGCATGTCGAATGCGTGACACGGGAAGAAGCAGCTGACTTCGTCGAAGACGACACAACGCACggttaa